From a single Pochonia chlamydosporia 170 chromosome Unknown PCv3seq00010, whole genome shotgun sequence genomic region:
- a CDS encoding MFS transporter (similar to Beauveria bassiana ARSEF 2860 XP_008597970.1) produces MATTEAGGGDMERRPLLRRSSTGRNTVETADNVSLKEHTNFSIYIVVLLLAIFAMFLGESFQEPAFGEIEEGIFCREYFSNVTDTANDPRCKDQRIQSNISMLEAVEATIRFAVSLLTGIPYGIVAERFGRRRVLVVSMIGMALRYPLDLIVCAYFQIKLFPIRFYWLVALVTGLGGGITVFMAIVYTILSDISTQTQRYAATVYFYVSAIFAGTPIIGNPLAYLAMKRGPWFSSYISIACNLVAVLLTLQIPETKHVASSQNGGLENDNSAETENSSSQNNETLPTLSKANILSSARDGIISLRGIIWDNKRLSTVLCSTLFTRLGSYTHALLMQYIANLVITLRFLSKLILVLFVLPVASHLLLRAHVSPLAKDLLLARCCIVITAVGAFGIASAATPAVLVVFLVPFAFLEGFNATVKSFLAQLAGGDRTAIVFTAVGVLENVGVLLAGPAIAGTFSVGLRWGEQWYGLPFAVAGAMFSVAAVMVLSIRIYSEDAAERE; encoded by the exons ATGGCGACCACCGAGGCTGGCGGTGGAGACATGGAACGCCGCCCATTGTTGAGACGCTCCTCTACTGGCCGCAACACGGTCGAAACTGCCGACAATGTGTCCCTTAAAGAGCATACCAATTTCTCAATTTACATCGTTGTATTATTGCTTGCTATATTCGCAATGTTTCTTGGCGAGTCTTTTCAAGAACCGGCCTTTGGGGAGATAGAAGAGGGCATCTTTTGTCGGGAATACTTTTCCAACGTCACCGACACCGCAAATGACCCGCGATGCAAGGACCAGCGCATTCAGTCGAATATATCCATGTTGGAGGCTGTAGAAGCGACCATTAGATTTGCAGTTTCTCTTCTTACCGGTATTCCTTATGGTATTGTTGCTGAGAGGTTCGGTCGCCGACGCGTACTTGTCGTTAGCATGAttggcatggcattgagATACCCACTTGATTTGATAGTTTGTGCGTATTTCCAGA TCAAGCTTTTCCCCATACGATTTTATTGGCTTGTGGCCCTTGTAACTGGTTTGGGAGGAGGAATTACCGTCTTCATGGCGATAGTATACACCATTCTAAGCGATATAAGTACCCAAACACAACGGTATGC TGCCACCGTCTATTTTTATGTTTCTGCGATATTCGCTGGTACACCGATTATTGGAAATCCTCTTGCATATCTTGCAATGAAGCGTGGACCGTGGTTTTCGTCTTATATATCGATTGCTTGTAATCTTGTTGCAGTTCTTTTAACACTTCAAATCCCAGAGACGAAACATGTCGCGAGTTCGCAGAACGGAGGCTTAGAGAATGATAATAGTGCGGAAACAGAGAACTCGTCAAGCCAAAACAATGAAACACTTCCCACACtttccaaagccaacattCTATCTTCAGCTAGAGATGGCATTATCTCGTTACGCGGTATCATTTGGGACAACAAAAGATTAAGCACTGTATTATGCTCAACCCTGTTTACGAGGTTGGGCAGCTATACACATGCTTTGCTAATGCAGTACATC GCCAACTTGGTAATAACGCTCAGGTTCTTGAGTAAGCTAATACTCGTCCTGTTCGTCTTGCCTGTTGCTAGTCACCTTCTTCTACGGGCCCATGTCTCACCGCTTGCCAAGGACCTGCTGCTGGCGCGATGTTGCATCGTGATTACAGCTGTAGGAGCATTTGGCATTGCGTCAGCTGCCACACCAGCTGTACTAGTAGTGTTTCTTGTCCCCTTTGCTTTTCTCGAGGGATTCAATGCAACCGTGAAGAGCTTCCTAGCACAGCTTGCGGGAGGCGACCGAACTGCTATTGTTTTCACGGCAGTAGGTGTATTAGAGAATGTGGGAGTGTTATTGGCTGGCCCAGCTATTGCTGGCACATTCAGCGTTGGCCTTCGGTGGGGAGAACAATGGTATGGGCTCCCTTTTGCGGTAGCTGGGGCTATGTTTagtgttgctgctgtcatGGTCCTGAGCATCCGAATCTACAGCGAAGATGCAGCTGAGCGGGAATAA